ACGCGCGCGCGACCGCCGCCGGCCGCTTCGATCACGGCGCCCGACGCGACCGCCTGCGGAAACTGGTCGGCCAGCAGCGCCTCGATGGCGGCGACGTCCATTGCGGGTCGGGTCATCGAGCGGACGCTATCAAAGCACTGGACGTCCGCCAAACGCGCTCCGCACCCGCGGGCTCGGACGCGCGGCCGGCGCATTCGCGCGCGCACGGGGGCGCGCGGTCATCGCACGAATCGGCCTGACGACATCGCAACCGCGCGCGCGCGGAGCGATGGACCGCTATAGCGGTCGCGAACTCGCTATCCCGCGCGCGTACCGGGACGCGCGTCGTCCACTGCGTGACGGCTGCAAGGGGCCGGCCTCCGGCCGCGACGGCGAAGCCCCGCGCGGAGGACGTGCTCGCCGGGGGTCGCCAGCGAGACCGCTCGCACCGCGCGCGCGAGCGTGCAGCCCCGCGCCGGTCGTACGCCGTGGCATCACCAACGATTGCGAAAATCCTGCGTGCACAACGACAGGAGAAGAAATCGCTTCGCAGATCGCGGTCGCATTCGCCGGGCCGGCAGTGCCGCGGACGTGGCTCGGCGCTTGCACGGCGCTTCCGCCATGATGAGCCGGCTCCCCTGGATCTTGTGCGGCATGCTCGCGGTGATTTTCACCGTGTTCGCGGCGATCGGCATCGGCAAGCACTTCTCCAACCAGGCCGAGGGCGCGAGCGTCCAGCTCCCGAAGGACTTCACCGCCGAGAGTCGTGAGTGCATCGACTGCCACGACAAGGAGACCCACTCGCTCGTTCAGCAGTGGGGCGACTCGAAGCACTACCGCGCCAAGGTCGGTTGCTTCGAGTGCCACGAGGCCAACGCCGGCGACCCGGACGCGTTCATGCACTACAAGCACCGGATCGCCACCATCGTGTCGCCCAAGGACTGCTCGAAGTGCCACGAGAAGGAGGTCGAAGAGTTCTCCGAGAGCCACCATTCGCAGGGCGCACGGATCCTCGGCTCGCTCGACAACGTGCTCGCCGAGGTCGTCGAGGGCGACAACGGATTCGTTACGCCGGGATTCCCAGAGGGCAACTCGGCCGCGGCGGTCAACGGGTGCTGGCAGTGCCACGGCTCGGAGGTCAAGGTGATCGGCGAGGGCAAGCTCGACCCGGCCACCTGGCCCAACACGGGCATCGGGCGGATCAACCCGGACGGATCCCGCGGCTCGTGTACCGCCTGCCACAGCCGCCACAAGTTCTCGGCCGCGCAGGCGCGCAACCCGGAAAACTGCGGCAAGTGCCACATGGGCCCCGACCACCCGCAGCTCGAGATCTACAACGAGTCCAAGCACGGCATCGCGTTCCGCGCCAACATCGACAAGATGAACCTGGAGGCGCCCAAGTGGGTCGTCGGGGTCGACTACGACGCGGCGCCGACCTGCGCCACCTGCCACATGTCGGCGACGAAGAACCAGCCGGTGACCCACGACGTCGGCATGCGAATCTCGTGGAACAACCGGCCGGCGATCTCCGTGCGCCCCGAAGTGTCCGACAAGAAGATGGGGCTCGCCGGCGCCAACGTCGACTGGAAGACCCGGCGCGCGAACATGGAAGACGTGTGTCTCGCGTGCCACGCCAAGGCGTACGTCGACGCGTTCTATCAGCAGTACGACGCGCTCATCGATTTGTACCACCGCAAGTTCGCCAAGCCCGGTTTGGCGCTCTACGAGGCCGCAAAGCCGCTCCTCGAGCCGGTCAAGTTCGCCAACAAGCTCGACTTCATCTGGTTCGAGTTGTGGCATCACGAGGGCCGGCGGGCGCGCCACGCCGCGTCGATGATGGGGCCCGACTACACCCACTGGCACGGCACCTACGACATCGCGAAGCACTGGTACACGAAGTACATCCCGGAACTGAAGCATCTGATC
The Deltaproteobacteria bacterium genome window above contains:
- a CDS encoding hydroxylamine oxidoreductase, giving the protein MMSRLPWILCGMLAVIFTVFAAIGIGKHFSNQAEGASVQLPKDFTAESRECIDCHDKETHSLVQQWGDSKHYRAKVGCFECHEANAGDPDAFMHYKHRIATIVSPKDCSKCHEKEVEEFSESHHSQGARILGSLDNVLAEVVEGDNGFVTPGFPEGNSAAAVNGCWQCHGSEVKVIGEGKLDPATWPNTGIGRINPDGSRGSCTACHSRHKFSAAQARNPENCGKCHMGPDHPQLEIYNESKHGIAFRANIDKMNLEAPKWVVGVDYDAAPTCATCHMSATKNQPVTHDVGMRISWNNRPAISVRPEVSDKKMGLAGANVDWKTRRANMEDVCLACHAKAYVDAFYQQYDALIDLYHRKFAKPGLALYEAAKPLLEPVKFANKLDFIWFELWHHEGRRARHAASMMGPDYTHWHGTYDIAKHWYTKYIPELKHLIEDGKASSDAAKKSAAEALEKLLNETLESPEHRWYIGKMSPEEAAKRKARAEEFKKRYE